The Gordonia mangrovi genome includes the window CCTTGTCCTTGGTCTCCGGGTCGTGCATCGAGTCGTAGAGGCGCGCGGTCATCCGGATCGGGTTGCGGAAGGCCGGATGGGTGGTGACGTCGGTGACACGTTCCCCGTGCAGCCAGATCTCGCGACCGTCCTTGAGTGACTCGATGTACTCGTCCCCGGTCATGGGGCGGGACGCGAAGTTGCGGGTCTGGTTGGCTGCGCTGTCGGCGGCGGGGTTGGTGGTCGGTGCGTCGGTGTCGGGCCGCTCGTCGAGAGTGGTCATGATTGATACCTCTTTCTGATCGATCGATCGTGTCTGGCTATGAAAATGACTCAGGCGGTGCGGGTTCCGGCCAGATGAAACGGAGTGAAGGTGGTGGTCGAGTCGAACCATCCGGAATGCGGATCGTCGGCGCACAACGTCCACAGCGAGTTCACACTCGGCTCGCCGAGATCGTGAAAGGTGCTGCGGTAGTACAACAGTGGTGACTTTCCGCTTGACGATGCGTCGACGATCTCGCCGATGAAGATGATGTGGTCACCGCCGTCGTAACTGCGCCACGGCAGACAGCTCAGTGTGGCGGCGGCGCCCTGCAGGACCGGTGCGGTCGGCCCGTCGTCCCACCGTGGACCCGGGTCCGCCGGCCGACCGGCGAAATGCATTGCGATGTCGAGCTGATCGGCTGCCATGATGTTCACCGCGAAGGGCGCATCGGTCAGATATCCGCAGGCCTTGGACTTGCGCGTCAGTGTCACCTGGCACAGGCGTGGTTCGAGCGACACGGCCGTGAATGCGGTGACGGTTGCGCCGTGCGGCTCGCCGTCGGCGTTTGTGCAGGTGATCACCGTGACGCCGCTGGCGAACTGGCCGAAGACGTTCTGCAGCGCCGTGCGTTCCATGTGACTGCTCCTTTCGATGATCGCTAATGTGAGGTAGAACATATTTCGACGTGAGCCCCTTGACGATCCGCTGAACGCGACAGCGATCCGGAATGCGCGGCGAGGTCGTGAGGAGTGTCGATGAGTCAGCTGCAACAGCTTCGAATCCCGGGTGATCCGGATTGGGATGCAGCGTCGGATGCGGTGTCCGCGGCCTACTTCCCGCACGTGCTGCGGCCCCACGTCGCCCGCAGCACGGCGACCGAGGCCGACGTCACCGTCACGGTGCTCGGCCCGCTGCGTATCGCGCGGATCGGATGGGGCGCCGAGGTGTCGATCCACTCCGATCATCCCGGCGCCTATGGCATCAATGTGCCGCTCGGAGGCGTACTCGAGACGTCGGTCGCCGGGCATTCGGTGGTGTCGACCAGCGGATTGGCGACCGTCAATCCACCCGACACCCCGACCGACATCACCCGCTGGTCGAGTACCTGCACCATCGTCGGCGTCAAGATCGACCGCGACTTCCTGCACCGCGAATTGTGTCGGGTGACCGGACTGCCCGATGCGCCCATACCCGATCAGATCGACCTGCGTTCACCTGAAGGCGCGAGTTGGTTCCGCCTGGTGCAGTCGATCGCCGGACAGCCCGACGACGACCCGTTGCTGGCCAACCCGTTGATCGCCGAACAGCTCGCCGGGTCGTTGACCGACGCGTTCCTGCTCGCCGCGATCACCGACGACGCCGACGATCACTGCGTACCACGCCCACGGATCGTGACCCGGGTGCTCGACGCCCTGCGCGCCGACCCGGCCCGTCCGTGGACGGCGGCCGACATGGCCGAGTCCGCCGGGGTGAGCGTGCGCCGGCTACAGGAGGGTTTCCGGGAATACGTGGGGAAGACGCCCCGCGAGTGCCTGACCGAGATCCGGCTCGCCGCCGTCCACGACGACCTGATGCGCGGCACCGCGTCGTCGGTGACCGACGCCGCGATGAAGGCGGGCTTCACCCACACCGGACGGTTCGCCGCCGCGTTTCGTCAACGCTACGGTGTGCCGCCGTCCGAGGTGCTGCGCGAGCGCTGAAACGGTTCTGGCCGCACTTGCGGGTTCCGGCCAGGAGTCGAAGGTGCGGCCAGAAGCTGTGGCTGCGGCGAGAACCTGCCGAGTCGTCGATTGCGCCTGTGGTGTGCAAGGATGGAGGCGCGGGCGCCGTCTGGCGCCCATCTGCATATAGAGAGAAGTACCAGCATCATGGCGCAAGGAACCGTCAAATGGTTCAACAGCGAAAAGGGCTTCGGCTTCATCGCTCCCGACGACAGCACCGACGGTGACGTCTTCGTTCACTACTCGGCGATCCAGGGCGGCGGATACCGCAGCCTCGAGGAACAGCAGCGTGTCCAGTTCGAGGTCGAGCAGGGTCCCAAGGGGCCGCAGGCGACCACGGTGACCGGCATCTGATCCGATTCAGGTCTTCTGACGCCGCCCGGGTGATCCCGGGCGGCGTTTGTCGTCTACGACAGCGGTTTTCGGTGTGCGGCGACCGATGATCAACGCTGGGTGGGGTTGGCGGCGGTGTCGGCGTCGGAGAACTCGAGTTCGGCTGTGGCGAGTGTCGGGTGCACCGCCGTGTCGGTGGTGTCTGCGCAGTGGGAGAAGACGGGGTTCTCGCTGGACATGGGAATCCGTTCGACGTGGGGATCGAGTGGTGTGCGACTCGAGCGAGTCGGTCCACTGCCGACGTGGCCGCGAGTGCGCGGAACGATAGGACGTCGGCTTGTCCTCGACCCTACGCTCCATCGCCACCGGCGCGACGGATGCGGTGTGGTGCCGTGTCGGCAGGACGGGCTCTGTGGCCCGCCCCGAGCGGTCGATCGGGACCCCGACGCGTCAGCTCCCGCGGTAGGTGGAGTAAGAGAACGGACTGAGTAGCAGCGGGACGTGATAGTGGCGCTCGGGATCGGGGATCTCGAAGCAGATGTCGACCTCCGGATAGAAGGCGGCGACCGCATGGTCGGCGAACCAGCTGCCGGTGTCGAAGACCAGGTGGTAGGTGCCGGCCACGAGGGGCTCGCCAATCACCTGCCCGATGCGGCCGTCGTCGTCGGTCACGCCGGCCGCGAGCTCGGTGCCGCTCGCGTCCTGCAGTGACACGGCGACACCCGTTGCCGGGGAGCCGGTCACGGCATCGAGCACATGGGTCGAGAGTCCGGTCACGCCGGCTCCTTCCGGGTAGAGGTGTCGTCGACGTCGTCGGGACCCAGCAGTCGCTCGAGTCGTAGGCGGTTGATCTTGGTCAGCTCGGACCGCATCACGCGTCGCTCGGTTTCCGGGTCGTTCTTGAGTCGTTCGGTCAGGATCCCGAGTAGCTCGTCGGCGGACTTGCCACTCGCACACACCAGATAGACGTAGCCGAACTTCTCCTCGTAGGCACGATTGCCGTCGGCAAGCGCAGTCAGGACCGCGGAGTCGGCGCCGCTGACCCCGGCCTGCTCGCGTTCGGACGACTTGTTGTCGACCTGGCCGCCGATCCGCGGGTGACCGTCGAGGGCTGCGTCGATCTCCGCCTCGGGGAGTTCTGCCAGCACCCGGTCCGCGCGATCGAGCAGCGATGCCCTGCTCTCGAACGGTTTGCCCGCCAACACACGGCGCGCCCAGATCGAGGAGGAACAGCATTCGAACAGGGCGTGCATGGCCTGTCGGTCCGACAGACGATGGAACCCTTCCAGGCCGATGCCTTCGTTGCGCACGTCAGATATCCCATCACGAGTGGGTGGCCGCAGGCCGGAACCGGTGCCTGCCTGCGACCACCGTAGTTGTCAGCAGATGAGCCCGCGAATCATGGGCCGGTTGTTCACGGGGTCGAGGAGTTCACCAACGACGAGGTGATCGGGTTGGCGTCGGCCACCAGATCGCTGAAGCGGTAGTTGGTGATCTTGGCGATCTCCACCATCGCGAAGGATCGTTCGGCGTCGGGCGGATTCTCCATCCGTGACCATCCGGCCGCCAGCACGCTGTCGAAGCGGTCGGCCTCACGCGCGCAGATGACCAGGGGGAACCCGAAGTGCTCGCGATAGGACTGTG containing:
- a CDS encoding flavin reductase family protein is translated as MERTALQNVFGQFASGVTVITCTNADGEPHGATVTAFTAVSLEPRLCQVTLTRKSKACGYLTDAPFAVNIMAADQLDIAMHFAGRPADPGPRWDDGPTAPVLQGAAATLSCLPWRSYDGGDHIIFIGEIVDASSSGKSPLLYYRSTFHDLGEPSVNSLWTLCADDPHSGWFDSTTTFTPFHLAGTRTA
- a CDS encoding AraC family transcriptional regulator; amino-acid sequence: MSQLQQLRIPGDPDWDAASDAVSAAYFPHVLRPHVARSTATEADVTVTVLGPLRIARIGWGAEVSIHSDHPGAYGINVPLGGVLETSVAGHSVVSTSGLATVNPPDTPTDITRWSSTCTIVGVKIDRDFLHRELCRVTGLPDAPIPDQIDLRSPEGASWFRLVQSIAGQPDDDPLLANPLIAEQLAGSLTDAFLLAAITDDADDHCVPRPRIVTRVLDALRADPARPWTAADMAESAGVSVRRLQEGFREYVGKTPRECLTEIRLAAVHDDLMRGTASSVTDAAMKAGFTHTGRFAAAFRQRYGVPPSEVLRER
- a CDS encoding cold-shock protein encodes the protein MAQGTVKWFNSEKGFGFIAPDDSTDGDVFVHYSAIQGGGYRSLEEQQRVQFEVEQGPKGPQATTVTGI
- the uraH gene encoding hydroxyisourate hydrolase, giving the protein MTGLSTHVLDAVTGSPATGVAVSLQDASGTELAAGVTDDDGRIGQVIGEPLVAGTYHLVFDTGSWFADHAVAAFYPEVDICFEIPDPERHYHVPLLLSPFSYSTYRGS
- the uraD gene encoding 2-oxo-4-hydroxy-4-carboxy-5-ureidoimidazoline decarboxylase, with translation MHALFECCSSSIWARRVLAGKPFESRASLLDRADRVLAELPEAEIDAALDGHPRIGGQVDNKSSEREQAGVSGADSAVLTALADGNRAYEEKFGYVYLVCASGKSADELLGILTERLKNDPETERRVMRSELTKINRLRLERLLGPDDVDDTSTRKEPA